In Kutzneria kofuensis, the DNA window AACCGCCGCGCAGCAGGTGTTTTCTCATGCCAGCCTCAATGCGGTGGGGTAGTCGACGATTCGGGCACCCGGATGGGAACTCACGTAGGCGCGTGCCTCGGCCTCGACGTCGAAGGGGCGCAATCCGTTGCCGTAGACCCAGTACGACTTGTCGGCGAACCAGCGCGTACCGGTGTCGGCGTCGTCTATGTACGCGGCGCGGACCTTCTTGCCGCTGTCGCGGATCGTGCGCAGCAACGCCTCCGGGGTCGGCGCGGTGACGGTTGCCGCGGAGCCCGCGAACCACACCTCGCCGGCGTTCACGGGTCGATGCACGGCCGGCACGGACAATGTGGCGAGCGGGCCACCATCCACAAAGGAGGAAAGATCCAGCCCCTTGATGCCGCCGATGGAACGCAGGAACGGAATGTCCTTCTGCAGGGCGGAGATCAGATCGGGGCGCAGGGCCGGGTCGAAGGTGACGAGGCCGTTGGGCCCGTTGTAGAGGTACACCACCTCCGGCGCGAGCCCGGTGACCGACGCGACCTTCAACGCCGCCTCCATCGGATGCGCGTTCAGGTACGCCGTCGCATCCAGCTGGGCCTGCAGAAACGCCTTCACCACATCGGGATTGGCCGTCGCGTACTTCTGGCGGACCACGACTCCGTGCCAGGTGGGCAGGTTCAGCGCGGCGCCGTCGTACAGCAGCCGGGCCTGGCCGGCGAACACGAGCTGCCCCGGCCACGCCACGAACTGCCCCAGCGCGTCCACCGCCCCGGCCCGCAGCGCCGACGCCCCGACCGCCGGATCCTGGTTGATCATCTGCACGTCGCGGTCGGAGTCGACGCCGACCAGGCTCAAGGCGCGAACGGTCGTGCCGTTTCCCGCCGACCCGATGCTTGTGGAAATGCGCTTGCCGCGGAGGTCGGTCAACGAGTGCGCCGGCGACGACGGCGGCACGACGACCATGTTCAGCGCCCCGCGCAGGTTGTAGCCGGTGGCGGACACCAGCTCGGTGCGCCCGTCGCCGAACTCCTGCGTCCGGGAGGCGTTGATCAGCAGCGGGAAGTCGCCCATCGAACCGATGTCGATCTTCCCGGCGACCATCTGCGCGGTGATCGGCGCGCCGGTGGAGTAGTCCTGCCACTCCACCCGGTACGTCTTGCCGGTCCGCTTCCCCAACGCCGACAACCGCCGCTCCAGGTACCCCTGGGCGCGCAGCAGCGTGCCGGCGGTGACGGTGTTGATGGTCTTCGACTGGTAGCCGACCACCACCGTCACCACCGAGGACGTCGCCCCCGACGCCACCGAGCAGCCCGTCAGCAACGCCAGCAGCAGCGCCGGCCAGGCCCGTCTCATCGGATGAGGTAGGGCATGTTGACGGTGACCGCGCCGGTGGGGCAGCGCGCCGCGCACGGGCCGCAGTACCAGCACTCGTCCACGTGCATGTAGGCCACGTCGGTCTCCGGATTGATGGCCAGCGAGTCCAGCGGGCACACGTCCACGCAAAGTCGGCAGCCCTTCACGCACAGTGACTCATCGATCACGACCGGGACATCCGCCCGGTTGGGCACCAAAGCCATGGGAACGAACCCCTCTATCGATCCAGTACGGCGCGCATGGTGAGCCGGTCCCCGCGGAACCGGATGAACTCCAGGTCGACCGGCCGGCCGTCGGCCAGGTGGGTCAGCCGCTCCACCAGCAGCAGCGCCCCGCCGCGCGGCAGATCCAGCACGGACGCCACGTGCGGATCGGCGTTGACGGCCTCCATGCCGACCTCGGCCCGGCCGAGCGGCTGCCCGCAGATGCGCTCCAGCAGCGCGAAGACGTCGTTGTTGACGAGGTCCTCGGCCAGCAGCGGCTCGCCGACATCGACCGGCAGGTAGGTCAGGTCCAGCGACAGCGGCAGGCCGTTCAGCCGGCGCAGCCGCTCGATGCACACGATCGGGTCGCCGGGCCGGACGAGAAGTCGCTCGGCCAGCACCCCGGTCGCCGTCACCACACCCGAGGTCCGGACCTCGTTGCTGACCACGCCGTGCTCGTGCAGCGTCTCGGCCAGCCCCATCAGCCGGTTCAGCCCGTGCGGGTACTTCCGCGCCAC includes these proteins:
- a CDS encoding 4Fe-4S dicluster domain-containing protein, producing MALVPNRADVPVVIDESLCVKGCRLCVDVCPLDSLAINPETDVAYMHVDECWYCGPCAARCPTGAVTVNMPYLIR
- a CDS encoding GntR family transcriptional regulator, yielding MDPQPRRPRADRARQIADALRRQVLDGDFTDGVLPDERLLGREFGATRNAVREALELLRADGLIERSPGVGTVVVARKYPHGLNRLMGLAETLHEHGVVSNEVRTSGVVTATGVLAERLLVRPGDPIVCIERLRRLNGLPLSLDLTYLPVDVGEPLLAEDLVNNDVFALLERICGQPLGRAEVGMEAVNADPHVASVLDLPRGGALLLVERLTHLADGRPVDLEFIRFRGDRLTMRAVLDR
- a CDS encoding ABC transporter substrate-binding protein codes for the protein MRRAWPALLLALLTGCSVASGATSSVVTVVVGYQSKTINTVTAGTLLRAQGYLERRLSALGKRTGKTYRVEWQDYSTGAPITAQMVAGKIDIGSMGDFPLLINASRTQEFGDGRTELVSATGYNLRGALNMVVVPPSSPAHSLTDLRGKRISTSIGSAGNGTTVRALSLVGVDSDRDVQMINQDPAVGASALRAGAVDALGQFVAWPGQLVFAGQARLLYDGAALNLPTWHGVVVRQKYATANPDVVKAFLQAQLDATAYLNAHPMEAALKVASVTGLAPEVVYLYNGPNGLVTFDPALRPDLISALQKDIPFLRSIGGIKGLDLSSFVDGGPLATLSVPAVHRPVNAGEVWFAGSAATVTAPTPEALLRTIRDSGKKVRAAYIDDADTGTRWFADKSYWVYGNGLRPFDVEAEARAYVSSHPGARIVDYPTALRLA